A genome region from Methylorubrum populi includes the following:
- the phoU gene encoding phosphate signaling complex protein PhoU, giving the protein MAEHIVSSYDTDLENLRRTIAEMGGVAEKMMTDATEALVRRDATLAQAVIVADKRLDTLQREIEERSVLLIARRQPLAIDLRETISGIRVSGDLERIGDLAKNIAKRVVAISDQAQPQKIVLGVQHMSDLVQEQLKDVLDAYASRDVAAAREVWERDSAIDALYNSLFRELLTYMMEDPRNISFCTHLLFCAKNVERIGDHTTNVAETIEYLVTGENPAGERPKNDASNYATVTPGA; this is encoded by the coding sequence ATGGCCGAGCATATCGTCTCCTCCTACGACACCGACCTCGAGAACCTGCGCCGCACCATCGCCGAGATGGGCGGCGTGGCCGAGAAGATGATGACGGACGCCACCGAGGCGCTGGTGCGCCGCGACGCGACCCTGGCCCAGGCGGTGATCGTCGCCGACAAGCGCCTCGACACGCTCCAGCGCGAGATCGAGGAGCGCTCGGTCCTGCTCATCGCCCGGCGCCAGCCGCTCGCCATCGACCTGCGCGAGACGATCTCCGGCATCCGCGTCTCGGGCGACCTCGAACGGATCGGCGATCTCGCCAAGAACATCGCCAAGCGCGTCGTGGCGATCAGCGATCAGGCCCAGCCGCAGAAGATCGTGCTCGGCGTCCAGCACATGAGCGACCTCGTCCAGGAGCAGCTCAAGGACGTGCTCGACGCCTATGCGAGCCGCGACGTCGCCGCCGCCCGCGAGGTGTGGGAGCGCGACAGCGCCATCGACGCGCTCTACAACTCGCTGTTCCGGGAACTCCTGACCTACATGATGGAGGATCCGCGCAACATCTCGTTCTGTACGCACCTGCTGTTCTGCGCCAAGAACGTCGAGCGCATCGGCGACCACACCACCAACGTCGCCGAGACCATCGAGTATCTCGTCACCGGCGAGAACCCGGCCGGCGAGCGGCCCAAGAACGACGCTTCGAACTACGCCACGGTGACGCCGGGCGCCTGA
- a CDS encoding GcrA cell cycle regulator produces the protein MTEAVPSWTDERVELLRRLWDDGLSASQIALQIGGVSRNAVIGKVHRLGLAGRVKPIGAAASPGRRKDDGIEAVAIETLAVEEPTLPEPPAIVAHRPAPDFPLPPKPAAPEPVALAVSERVTIMDLRDSMCRWPMGDPTSPEFRFCGARAITGLPYCTQHAQVAYQPAAERKRDRRVAGFR, from the coding sequence ATGACGGAAGCGGTCCCGAGCTGGACGGACGAGCGCGTCGAGCTGCTTCGTCGCCTGTGGGATGACGGCTTGAGCGCCAGCCAGATCGCCCTCCAGATCGGCGGCGTCTCGCGCAATGCGGTGATCGGCAAGGTCCACCGCCTCGGCCTCGCCGGACGGGTCAAGCCGATCGGAGCGGCGGCCAGCCCGGGGCGCCGCAAGGACGACGGGATCGAGGCGGTCGCGATCGAGACGCTGGCGGTCGAGGAGCCGACCCTGCCGGAGCCGCCCGCGATCGTCGCACACCGGCCCGCGCCGGACTTCCCGCTGCCGCCGAAGCCGGCGGCGCCGGAGCCGGTGGCGCTCGCGGTCTCCGAGCGGGTCACCATCATGGACCTGCGCGATTCCATGTGCCGCTGGCCGATGGGCGATCCGACCTCGCCGGAATTCCGCTTCTGCGGCGCCCGCGCCATCACCGGCCTGCCCTACTGCACCCAGCACGCCCAGGTCGCCTACCAGCCGGCGGCCGAGCGCAAGCGGGATCGCCGGGTGGCCGGGTTCCGCTAG
- the phoB gene encoding phosphate regulon transcriptional regulator PhoB, whose protein sequence is MTSARILIVEDEESLTTLLRYNLEAEGFAVDVAVRGDEADLRLRETTPDLVLLDWMVPGLSGIELCRRIRARRETERLPVIMLTARGEEADRVRGLSTGADDYVVKPFSVPELLARVRALLRRTKPAHVADMLVAGDIELDRVSHRIRRQGREIHLGPTEFKLLEHLMQSPGRVFSREQLLDGVWGHDVYIDERTVDVHVGRLRKAINRPRQSDPIRTVRGSGYSFDETFSGAE, encoded by the coding sequence ATGACGAGTGCGCGCATCCTGATCGTCGAGGACGAGGAATCGCTCACGACGCTGCTGCGCTACAACCTCGAAGCGGAGGGCTTCGCGGTCGACGTGGCGGTGCGCGGCGACGAGGCGGACCTGCGCCTGCGCGAGACCACGCCCGACCTCGTCCTGCTCGACTGGATGGTGCCGGGCCTCTCGGGCATCGAGCTGTGCCGGCGCATCCGCGCCCGCCGCGAGACGGAGCGCCTGCCCGTCATCATGCTGACCGCCCGGGGCGAGGAGGCCGACCGGGTCCGCGGCCTCTCGACGGGGGCCGACGACTACGTGGTCAAGCCGTTCTCGGTGCCGGAGCTGCTCGCCCGGGTCCGCGCCCTGTTGCGCCGGACCAAGCCGGCCCACGTCGCCGACATGCTGGTGGCCGGCGACATCGAACTCGACCGGGTCAGCCACCGCATCCGCCGCCAGGGCCGCGAGATCCATCTCGGGCCGACCGAGTTCAAGCTGCTCGAACACCTGATGCAGAGCCCCGGCCGGGTGTTCTCGCGCGAGCAGCTCCTCGACGGCGTGTGGGGCCACGACGTCTACATCGACGAGCGCACGGTCGACGTCCATGTCGGCCGCCTGCGCAAGGCGATCAACCGGCCGCGCCAGAGCGACCCGATCCGTACCGTGCGCGGCTCCGGCTACTCCTTCGACGAGACGTTTTCGGGCGCGGAGTGA